One genomic segment of Hordeum vulgare subsp. vulgare chromosome 2H, MorexV3_pseudomolecules_assembly, whole genome shotgun sequence includes these proteins:
- the LOC123431320 gene encoding trans-cinnamate:CoA ligase, peroxisomal-like produces MDALPKRPANYVPLSPVGFLPRASAVYGDRTSVVYGRLRFTWTRTYERCRRLAASLLSLGVRKNDVVSVIAPNVPALYEMHFAVPMAAAVLNTINTRLDARSVAAILKHSQAGVLFVDYEYVRLARDALLIVADAGVPTPLLAVIDDIDMPTGVRLGELQYEELVSNGDPAAELPSLVDEWDAVALNYTSGTTSAPKGVVYSHRGAYLNTLGQLLSWGVGAEPVFLWTLPMFHCNGWTLTWGMAARGGVNVCIRQNRAADVYRAISDYGITHMCCAPVVFNILMDGEARQLAAPVHVLTGGAPPTAALLDRVERIGFRVTHSYGLTEATGPALACEWRHQWDLMPLPERSRLKARQGASVLSLADANVLDSNTMASVPRDGKSLGEIVLRGSSIMKGYLDNPAANEEAFKGGWFMTGDVGVVHSDGYIEIKDRSKDVIISGGENICSKEVEEVLLQHHAVADAAVVAMPHPHWGETPCAFLVAGNKAAVLCKDEVVAFCRKRMSRFMVPREVVLVDALPTNALGKVEKVKLRDAARNLVPSKL; encoded by the coding sequence ATGGACGCGCTTCCCAAGCGCCCGGCTAACTACGTGCCACTTAGCCCGGTCGGGTTCCTGCCGCGCGCCAGCGCAGTGTACGGCGACCGCACGTCCGTCGTCTACGGGCGTCTCCGCTTCACGTGGACGCGGACGTACGAGCGTTGCCGCCGCCTtgccgcctccctcctctccctcggcgtCCGCAAGAACGACGTGGTCTCCGTCATCGCCCCCAACGTGCCGGCGTTGTATGAGATGCACTTCGCCGTGCCCATGGCTGCTGCCGTGCTCAACACCATCAACACGCGCCTGGACGCCAGGTCGGTGGCGGCCATTCTGAAGCACTCCCAGGCCGGGGTCTTGTTCGTCGACTACGAGTATGTGCGCCTTGCTAGGGACGCGCTTCTGATCGTTGCCGATGCCGGCGTGCCTACCCCGCTGCTCGCTGTCATCGACGATATCGACATGCCCACTGGCGTCCGGCTCGGCGAGCTACAGTACGAGGAGCTCGTCAGCAACGGCGACCCGGCGGCGGAGCTGCCCTCTCTCGTGGACGAGTGGGATGCGGTCGCGCTCAACTACACCTCGGGCACCACGTCGGCGCCCAAGGGCGTGGTGTACAGCCACCGTGGTGCGTACCTCAACACCCTGGGCCAGCTGCTGTCGTGGGGGGTGGGGGCCGAGCCGGTGTTCCTCTGGACGCTCCCCATGTTCCACTGCAACGGGTGGACACTCACGTGGGGAATGGCGGCGCGCGGCGGCGTCAACGTTTGCATTCGCCAGAACCGCGCCGCCGACGTCTACCGTGCCATCTCCGACTACGGCATCACCCACATGTGCTGCGCGCCCGTGGTATTCAATATCCTCATGGACGGTGAGGCCAGGCAGCTCGCGGCTCCCGTCCACGTCCTCACCGGCGGGGCCCCACCGACGGCCGCCCTGCTGGACCGCGTCGAGCGGATCGGTTTCAGGGTGACGCACTCCTATGGACTCACGGAGGCCACAGGTCCCGCTCTGGCCTGCGAATGGCGCCACCAGTGGGACCTCATGCCGCTGCCGGAGCGCTCGCGCCTCAAGGCCAGGCAAGGGGCCAGCGTCCTGTCTCTCGCCGATGCCAACGTCCTGGACAGCAACACCATGGCCAGCGTGCCGCGCGACGGCAAGTCCTTGGGTGAGATCGTGCTCCGCGGTAGCAGCATCATGAAGGGTTACCTCGACAACCCGGCGGCGAATGAGGAGGCCTTCAAGGGCGGGTGGTTCATGACGGGTGACGTCGGTGTCGTGCACTCGGACGGGTACATCGAGATAAAGGACAGGTCAAAGGACGTGATCATCAGCGGCGGTGAGAACATATGcagcaaggaggtggaggaggtgttGCTCCAGCACCACGCTGTGGCCGACGCGGCGGTGGTTGCGATGCCTCATCCGCACTGGGGCGAGACGCCGTGCGCCTTCCTTGTTGCCGGAAACAAGGCTGCAGTGCTCTGCAAGGATGAAGTGGTCGCCTTCTGCCGCAAGCGCATGTCGCGCTTCATGGTTCCCAGGGAGGTGGTCCTCGTCGACGCCCTCCCGACGAACGCGCTGGGAAAGGTTGAGAAGGTGAAGCTACGGGATGCTGCCCGGAATCTTGTGCCCTCAAAGCTATAA